In Ostrea edulis chromosome 10, xbOstEdul1.1, whole genome shotgun sequence, one genomic interval encodes:
- the LOC125665301 gene encoding beta-1,3-galactosyltransferase brn-like yields the protein MLLTCLTIVGITNTARNVQPRYTENQPSSVIQITKKDYPVQNQKSQLVSTTVSFFSRITYLSNPSTICDSFKSHTGTKILVLVKSSPENFHLRKWIRYKTKSNKDLKDSVKTVFLLGKSDKRDEDILKESKRNGDIIQGSFIDAYRNLTYKTAMGYIWLREHCADSEFVVFKDDDFRINFVNLIKQIKGHKNPHSMFMGHLVNNGSIIYRNPNHKWYLSKTDYPKSVLPPYFPGGAYLVSTSIARKLSSNFHLVKWIPIDDVYIGLVAQKVGVDLTHSKLFEFGNCDRFSTSMACQEFSRPHEVLEVWRAVTVDGHQQTRT from the coding sequence ATGCTTCTAACATGCCTGACCATCGTCGGGATAACAAATACAGCGAGAAACGTCCAGCCTCGGTACACTGAAAATCAGCCCAGCTCTGTGATACAAATTACTAAAAAGGATTACCCTGTACAGAACCAGAAGTCTCAACTGGTGTCAACCACTGTGTCATTCTTTTCACGTATCACTTACTTATCAAACCCTTCCACAATTTGTGATTCTTTTAAATCACACACCGGAACAAAAATCCTGGTGTTGGTGAAGTCTTCTCCAGAAAATTTCCATCTACGGAAATGGATTCGCTACAAAACCAAAAGTAACAAGGATTTAAAAGACTCTGTTAAAACGGTTTTTCTACTAGGGAAATCTGACAAAAGGGATGAGGATATACTCAAAGAAAGTAAAAGGAACGGAGATATTATTCAAGGAAGTTTTATTGATGCTTACAGAAATCTTACTTACAAAACAGCAATGGGATACATATGGTTAAGGGAGCACTGCGCAGATTCCGAATTTGTTGTGTTTAAAGATGACGACTTTAGAATTAATTTTGTCAACCTCATAAAGCAAATCAAGGGACATAAAAACCCACATTCCATGTTTATGGGCCATCTCGTAAATAACGGTAGCATTATTTACCGTAATCCGAACCATAAATGGTACCTATCCAAAACAGACTATCCTAAAAGTGTTCTTCCACCATACTTCCCAGGTGGCGCTTATTTGGTGAGCACAAGTATCGCTAGAAAATTGTCGTCAAATTTTCATCTAGTAAAATGGATACCAATAGATGATGTATATATTGGACTTGTTGCACAAAAAGTGGGTGTTGATCTAACTCATTCAAAGTTATTTGAATTTGGAAACTGTGATAGGTTTTCGACAAGTATGGCGTGTCAAGAGTTTTCAAGACCCCACGAGGTGCTGGAAGTATGGCGAGCCGTGACTGTCGACGGTCATCAACAAACAAGGACTTGA